From Cygnus atratus isolate AKBS03 ecotype Queensland, Australia chromosome 1, CAtr_DNAZoo_HiC_assembly, whole genome shotgun sequence, the proteins below share one genomic window:
- the MFSD9 gene encoding major facilitator superfamily domain-containing protein 9: MEEDGGRGAAASPAASARFVRCLYAVGFLDLFGVSMVVPLMNLHIKSLGASPTVAGIIGSLYGIMQLFSSTFVGCWSDIVGRRYSLLTCILLSALGYFILGMSTTVHLFAISRVPVGIFKHTLSISKALLSDLVSERDRPLVMGRFNAASSVGFILGPVVGGYLTELKDGFYQTSFICASIFLLNAGLVWMLPWSEENTGNRKQKQEKKRTDSITAKTNCDLQLKSVTNGTVASDSPFQSPWVQIVTVLKRIKGIACSDLWDIFLVRLLMSVTILLYHSNFSLALEERFGVKPLFSGYLMSYSSSLGVLAGCLLGPITRLYQHNTYRLLLHSSTFTCTLILLYASALSIWMVILSSTFLAFSTTIGRTCIIDLELTIGGNEASGTLLGVGQSVTSVGRIIAPLLSGIAQEFSPCGPPSVAVGLALVAILIMNVNKQKYCSSGNVKLKNQ; encoded by the exons ATGGAGGAAGATGGAGGCCGGGGAGCCGCGGCTAGCCCGGCGGCGTCCGCCCGCTTCGTGCGGTGCCTTTACGCGGTGGGCTTCCTG GATTTGTTTGGTGTGAGTATGGTTGTTCCTTTAATGAACCTTCATATCAAATCTCTAGGAGCAAGTCCTACAGTTGCTGGTATAATAG gaTCTCTCTATGGTATAATGCAGCTATTTTCCAGCACATTTGTG GGCTGCTGGAGTGATATAGTAGGAAGACGGTATTCCCTGCTTACTTGTATTCTTCTCAGTGCACTGGGTTACTTCATTCTTGGAATGTCCACCACTGTGCACCTGTTTGCCATTTCTAGAGTCCCTGTAG GTATTTTCAAGCACACGCTCTCCATCTCTAAAGCCCTGCTTTCTGATTTGGTTTCTGAGAGAGACCGCCCTTTAGTAATGGGACGTTTCAATGCAGCCTCCAGTGTGGGCTTCATTCTGGGACCTGTTGTTGGTGGCTACCTTACAGAGTTGAAAGATGGCTTTTATCAAACGTCTTTCATCTGTGCTTCTATCTTCCTTCTGAATGCTG GTCTTGTCTGGATGCTACCCTGGAGCGAAGAAAACACTGGcaataggaaacaaaaacaagagaagaaaaggacagACAGTatcacagcaaaaacaaattgtGACCTGCAGTTGAAATCAGTAACTAATGGAACTGTGGCGAGTGATAGTCCTTTCCAGTCTCCGTGGGTCCAAATTGTGACAGTGCTGAAGAGGATTAAAGGAATTGCATGTTCTGACTTGTGGGATATATTTTTGGTGCGGTTACTGATGTCTGTTACTATACTGCTGTACCATAGTAATTTTAGTCTGGCCTTGGAGGAGAGATTTGGGGTGAAACccttgttctctggatacctaATGAGCTATAGCAGTTCACTCGGAGTCCTGGCTGGTTGTCTGCTTGGACCAATAACAAGACTGTATCAGCACAACACTTACAGACTTCTGTTGCACTCCAGCACTTTTACCTGCACGTTGATTCTCCTGTATGCATCAGCGCTTAGCATATGGATGGTCATTTTGTCTTCTACCTTCTTAGCCTTTTCAACTACTATAGGTCGTACTTGCATCATTGATCTTGAACTGACCATCGGTGGGAATGAGGCCAGCGGTACGCTCCTGGGTGTTGGACAGTCTGTGACATCAGTGGGACGTATAATTGCCCCGCTCCTTTCTGGAATTGCTCAGGAGTTCAGTCCTTGTGGCCCTCCAAGCGTAGCGGTTGGATTGGCTTTGGTAGCTATTCTGATAATGAatgtaaacaaacagaaatattgtaGCAGTGGAAATGTTAAGTTAAAAAATCAGTAG